In Acinetobacter piscicola, a single window of DNA contains:
- a CDS encoding GDSL-type esterase/lipase family protein → MTMIKKVLNVSILATLAIGQSFASNLSNFNEPNTAKLNAAIQNRDVHVVQLGDSHTAADEMTHVLRQQLQNALGDGGMGWGMPMYFSGQRMARFGYDNSGWRPVSSRTQRNDNYTLGGLNAVPQYAGATLTIKAKQVEQVQKILVSIRQAANDMPFTGIDADGKTFTLEAPVKNNHWQTVTFTAKLPFTITAQNTQNSALGGWWAKNQNGSGAVVSALGINGAELSYWNRWSNDWQNELTAVAPNLVILAYGTNEAYNDNLDVEQARSILVDKIQKIRASSPQTAVMIVSAPESLKRTAGECGSRPIKLSAVQSMQLQVAQSMHTLYWDWQKAMGGSCSMKSWINQGLGRADGVHFSASGYQRLGRTLASDLLNLSGVNIDTRPASTTEPNQTNSTPLTNYGQLGFAQICLEGSSECKSIGR, encoded by the coding sequence ATGACAATGATTAAAAAAGTTTTAAATGTCAGTATTTTAGCAACGCTTGCGATTGGACAAAGTTTTGCAAGCAATTTAAGCAATTTTAATGAACCCAATACGGCCAAGTTAAATGCAGCGATACAAAATCGTGATGTGCATGTTGTGCAATTGGGTGATTCACATACTGCCGCAGATGAAATGACGCATGTTTTACGTCAACAATTACAAAATGCTTTAGGTGATGGTGGCATGGGCTGGGGTATGCCGATGTATTTCTCAGGTCAACGTATGGCACGATTTGGTTATGACAATTCAGGTTGGCGACCTGTTTCAAGCCGCACCCAGCGCAATGATAATTATACTTTAGGTGGTTTAAATGCTGTACCTCAATATGCAGGTGCAACACTCACCATCAAAGCTAAGCAGGTTGAGCAAGTTCAAAAAATTTTAGTCAGTATTCGTCAAGCAGCAAATGATATGCCATTTACAGGGATAGATGCAGACGGAAAAACATTTACCCTCGAAGCACCTGTTAAAAATAACCATTGGCAAACCGTTACTTTTACCGCCAAACTACCGTTTACCATTACAGCACAAAATACTCAAAATTCAGCTTTAGGCGGATGGTGGGCAAAGAACCAAAATGGTTCAGGTGCTGTTGTGTCTGCATTGGGGATCAATGGTGCTGAGTTGTCTTATTGGAACCGTTGGAGTAATGATTGGCAAAATGAGCTGACAGCCGTTGCACCAAATTTAGTGATTTTGGCATACGGCACCAACGAAGCCTATAATGATAATCTGGATGTTGAACAAGCACGTTCTATTTTAGTGGATAAAATTCAAAAGATTAGAGCAAGTTCACCACAAACAGCCGTCATGATTGTGTCTGCACCTGAAAGTTTAAAACGTACAGCAGGTGAATGTGGTAGTCGACCGATCAAATTAAGCGCCGTACAAAGTATGCAGTTGCAAGTCGCTCAGTCGATGCATACTTTGTATTGGGATTGGCAAAAAGCGATGGGGGGAAGTTGCTCAATGAAATCTTGGATTAATCAAGGTTTAGGACGTGCAGACGGCGTACATTTTTCAGCGTCAGGTTATCAGCGTTTAGGACGCACTTTAGCTTCAGACTTGCTCAATCTTTCAGGTGTGAATATTGATACTCGTCCTGCATCAACGACTGAGCCAAATCAGACAAATTCGACACCGCTCACAAATTATGGACAACTTGGCTTTGCACAAATTTGTTTAGAAGGTTCGAGCGAATGTAAAAGCATTGGACGTTAA